From Vanessa cardui chromosome 11, ilVanCard2.1, whole genome shotgun sequence, the proteins below share one genomic window:
- the LOC124533475 gene encoding DNA repair protein RAD51 homolog 4, with product MNKLQEHVYLTESILRNLKQNRIVTILDFVQEDAEKLSTLTKLNLPQILEIRQAIFNKHSANLISGSTLFVNNITSKKFIHTGINSLDATLVSGIPVGLITEICGLAGSGKSQLCMQLAINCVKESNNIVLYIDTKGDFSAVRIQKVLEAHGLSHKDMAVIMLKIRVVYVWNMEELIKLLENIKNGVLKSENLSMIIVDSLPCLMFQHFGDNNNMGLTYLNRVVNYSRYISKEYQVGFIFVNIQTRWVDQDIIDPEDTETACSTKDLTYNEKRTRCLGKYWKTIPALVLVLEKLKLENNSCVTIKVLVTNHSNPSAVKSCIINVNAQGVI from the exons atgaataaacttCAAGAACACGTTTATTTAACTGAGAGTATATTAAGAAATCTAAAGCAAAACCGCATTGTAACAATATTAGATTTTGTGCAAGAAGATGCAGAAAAATTATCAACTTTAACGAAACTAAATCTTCCACAGATTTTAGAAATAAGACaagctatatttaataaacattccGCAAACTTGATCAGTGGATCaactttatttgtaaataatataacttctaAAAAGTTTATACACACAGGTATTaatag TTTGGATGCCACATTGGTCAGTGGTATACCTGTGGGGCTCATAACTGAAATATGTGGGCTGGCAGGCTCTGGAAAATCGCAACTTTGTATGCAATTAGCAATTAATTGTGTAAAAGAGTCGAATAATATAGTCCTTTATATTGACACTAAGGGTGATTTCTCTGCAGTTAGAATACAAAAGGTTTTAGAAGCTCATGGCTTATCACATAAG GACATGGcagttataatgttaaaaataagagTTGTTTATGTATGGAATATGGAAGAATTGATAAAACTGttagaaaatatcaaaaatggtGTTCTTAAAAGTGAAAATTTGTCAATGATAATTGTTGATTCATTGCCATGTCTTATGTTTCAACATTTCGGAGATAATAATAACATGG gattaacatatttaaatagagtTGTCAATTATAGTAGATACATTAGTAAAGAGTATCAAGTAGGtttcatatttgttaatattcaaACACGATGGGTTGACCAAGATATTATCGATCCTGAAG aTACTGAGACTGCATGTAGTACAAAAGATTTAAcatataatgaaaaaagaacCCGGTGCCTTGGGAAGTACTGGAAAACTATACCAGCTTTAGTATTGGTGTTAGAAAAattgaaacttgaaaataatagttGTGTAACAATTAAAGTTTTAGTTACAAATCATAGTAACCCTTCTGCTGTAAaaagttgtattataaatgtaaatgctCAAGGAGTCATTTAA
- the LOC124533473 gene encoding TRPL translocation defect protein 14 isoform X3 has protein sequence MRLNKMANQSQKIVFKLVLTGGPCGGKTTGQSRLSTFFENLGWKVFRVPETATVLLSGGIKFADLSPDEAMKFQENLLKTMIQIENTFFELGRTCQRNCLIICDRGAMDASAFISKEKWEAMLSANNWNSVELRDNRYNHIVHMVSAANGAEDFYSTEDHACRSEGVELARELDYNAAAAWIGHPYFDVIDNSTDFDKKMNRLIACVCQRIGIDTGDRLNVNSKKRKFLVKSPLRPDTEFPPFQDFDVVHNYLQSDFRKAQVRLRKRGQKGHWSYIHTVRKFHPTNGQSVEVRTQLTHRDYLNMLPQRDDAHFTIFKKRRCFIFNNQYYQLDIYRQPTHPRCRGLVLLETYSAAYDQDALLASLPKFLTIEKEVTGDPAYSMYNLSLKEDWKTSNKYYAGSDYNGQVKCLTNGHANRLNGHEADKINGHGGVKLNGHSCNKVNGHAGEKNQVYSRISGLHKMNGHEQTNDTDLNNLKNINGAKPRSPKIPKKDALKV, from the exons ATGCGTCTGAATAAAATGGCGAATCAATCCCAGAAAATTGTGTTTAAGTTAGTGTTAACTGGAg GGCCTTGCGGCGGCAAAACAACTGGACAATCCCGACTTAGCACATTCTTCGAAAACTTGGGATGGaag GTGTTCCGGGTGCCGGAAACGGCTACCGTCCTCTTAAG TGGCGGTATAAAGTTTGCAGATCTCAGCCCAGATGAAG caATGAAGTTCCAGGAGAATCTATTGAAGACCATGATTCAGATCGAGAACACGTTCTTCGAACTGGGACGAACATGTCAACGGAACTGCCTTATAATATGCGACCGAGGAGCCATGGACGCTAGTGCAT TTATATCAAAGGAAAAGTGGGAAGCGATGTTGAGCGCTAACAACTGGAACAGCGTTGAACTGCGGGATAACAGATACAATCACATCGTACACATGGTCTCTGCAGCTAACGGAGCTGAAGACTTCTATTCCACTGAG GATCATGCATGTCGCTCGGAGGGCGTGGAGCTTGCCAGGGAGTTGGATTACAACGCGGCAGCCGCTTGGATCGGACATCCGTATTTCGATGTCATCGACAACTCGACTGACTTCGACAAGAAGATGAACCGGCTGATCGCCTGCGTGTGCCAGCGGATCGGCATCGACACGGGCGATCGTCTCAACGTCAATTCCAAGAAACGCAAGTTCCTCGTCAAAAGTCCCCTCCGGCCAGACACCGAATTCCCGCCGTTCCAAGACTTCGACGTCGTACATAATTACTTGCAGAGTGATTTCCGCAAAGCCCAGGTCAGGCTTCGCAAGCGAGGCCAGAAGGGCCACTGGTCCTATATTCACACTGTGAGGAAATTCCACCCCACGAACGGGCAGTCCGTAGAAGTGCGTACGCAGTTGACGCATCGAGACTACTTGAACATGCTACCGCAGCGCGACGACGCACACTTCACGATATTCAAGAAACGCCGTTGCTTCATATTCAACAATCAATATTACCAGTTGGACATTTATAGACAACCAACGCATCCCAG GTGTCGTGGCTTGGTACTTCTCGAAACATACAGCGCGGCCTACGACCAGGATGCGCTGTTAGCTTCTCTGCCAAAGTTCCTAACAATCGAGAAAGAGGTGACTGGAGACCCCGCATATTCAATGTATAATTTGTCCCTAAAAGAAGATTGGAAAACATCGAACAAGTACTACGCCGGTTCAGATTATAATG GGCAAGTAAAATGTTTAACGAACGGTCATGCCAATAGACTAAATGGCCATGAAGCTGATAAAATTAATGGACACGGTGGAGTAAAATTGAACGGACACAGCTGCAACAAGGTCAATGGGCACGCCGGCGAGAAGAACCAAGTTTACAGCAGAATCAGTGGTCTCCATAAAATGAATGGTCACGAACAGACGAATGACAcagatttaaataacttaaaaaatataaacggtGCGAAGCCAAGATCACCAAAGATTCCAAAGAAAGATGCTCTTAAGGTgtaa
- the LOC124533473 gene encoding TRPL translocation defect protein 14 isoform X1: MRLNKMANQSQKIVFKLVLTGGPCGGKTTGQSRLSTFFENLGWKVFRVPETATVLLSGGIKFADLSPDEAENVISVPDEECRGRCKRCTAAAIARAIQGDCAMKFQENLLKTMIQIENTFFELGRTCQRNCLIICDRGAMDASAFISKEKWEAMLSANNWNSVELRDNRYNHIVHMVSAANGAEDFYSTEDHACRSEGVELARELDYNAAAAWIGHPYFDVIDNSTDFDKKMNRLIACVCQRIGIDTGDRLNVNSKKRKFLVKSPLRPDTEFPPFQDFDVVHNYLQSDFRKAQVRLRKRGQKGHWSYIHTVRKFHPTNGQSVEVRTQLTHRDYLNMLPQRDDAHFTIFKKRRCFIFNNQYYQLDIYRQPTHPRCRGLVLLETYSAAYDQDALLASLPKFLTIEKEVTGDPAYSMYNLSLKEDWKTSNKYYAGSDYNGQVKCLTNGHANRLNGHEADKINGHGGVKLNGHSCNKVNGHAGEKNQVYSRISGLHKMNGHEQTNDTDLNNLKNINGAKPRSPKIPKKDALKV; this comes from the exons ATGCGTCTGAATAAAATGGCGAATCAATCCCAGAAAATTGTGTTTAAGTTAGTGTTAACTGGAg GGCCTTGCGGCGGCAAAACAACTGGACAATCCCGACTTAGCACATTCTTCGAAAACTTGGGATGGaag GTGTTCCGGGTGCCGGAAACGGCTACCGTCCTCTTAAG TGGCGGTATAAAGTTTGCAGATCTCAGCCCAGATGAAG CAGAAAATGTAATAAGTGTCCCTGATGAGGAATGTCGGGGTCGTTGCAAAAGGTGCACCGCCGCTGCTATAGCACGGGCGATACAAGGTGACTGTG caATGAAGTTCCAGGAGAATCTATTGAAGACCATGATTCAGATCGAGAACACGTTCTTCGAACTGGGACGAACATGTCAACGGAACTGCCTTATAATATGCGACCGAGGAGCCATGGACGCTAGTGCAT TTATATCAAAGGAAAAGTGGGAAGCGATGTTGAGCGCTAACAACTGGAACAGCGTTGAACTGCGGGATAACAGATACAATCACATCGTACACATGGTCTCTGCAGCTAACGGAGCTGAAGACTTCTATTCCACTGAG GATCATGCATGTCGCTCGGAGGGCGTGGAGCTTGCCAGGGAGTTGGATTACAACGCGGCAGCCGCTTGGATCGGACATCCGTATTTCGATGTCATCGACAACTCGACTGACTTCGACAAGAAGATGAACCGGCTGATCGCCTGCGTGTGCCAGCGGATCGGCATCGACACGGGCGATCGTCTCAACGTCAATTCCAAGAAACGCAAGTTCCTCGTCAAAAGTCCCCTCCGGCCAGACACCGAATTCCCGCCGTTCCAAGACTTCGACGTCGTACATAATTACTTGCAGAGTGATTTCCGCAAAGCCCAGGTCAGGCTTCGCAAGCGAGGCCAGAAGGGCCACTGGTCCTATATTCACACTGTGAGGAAATTCCACCCCACGAACGGGCAGTCCGTAGAAGTGCGTACGCAGTTGACGCATCGAGACTACTTGAACATGCTACCGCAGCGCGACGACGCACACTTCACGATATTCAAGAAACGCCGTTGCTTCATATTCAACAATCAATATTACCAGTTGGACATTTATAGACAACCAACGCATCCCAG GTGTCGTGGCTTGGTACTTCTCGAAACATACAGCGCGGCCTACGACCAGGATGCGCTGTTAGCTTCTCTGCCAAAGTTCCTAACAATCGAGAAAGAGGTGACTGGAGACCCCGCATATTCAATGTATAATTTGTCCCTAAAAGAAGATTGGAAAACATCGAACAAGTACTACGCCGGTTCAGATTATAATG GGCAAGTAAAATGTTTAACGAACGGTCATGCCAATAGACTAAATGGCCATGAAGCTGATAAAATTAATGGACACGGTGGAGTAAAATTGAACGGACACAGCTGCAACAAGGTCAATGGGCACGCCGGCGAGAAGAACCAAGTTTACAGCAGAATCAGTGGTCTCCATAAAATGAATGGTCACGAACAGACGAATGACAcagatttaaataacttaaaaaatataaacggtGCGAAGCCAAGATCACCAAAGATTCCAAAGAAAGATGCTCTTAAGGTgtaa
- the LOC124533473 gene encoding TRPL translocation defect protein 14 isoform X2: MRLNKMANQSQKIVFKLVLTGGPCGGKTTGQSRLSTFFENLGWKVFRVPETATVLLSGGIKFADLSPDEENVISVPDEECRGRCKRCTAAAIARAIQGDCAMKFQENLLKTMIQIENTFFELGRTCQRNCLIICDRGAMDASAFISKEKWEAMLSANNWNSVELRDNRYNHIVHMVSAANGAEDFYSTEDHACRSEGVELARELDYNAAAAWIGHPYFDVIDNSTDFDKKMNRLIACVCQRIGIDTGDRLNVNSKKRKFLVKSPLRPDTEFPPFQDFDVVHNYLQSDFRKAQVRLRKRGQKGHWSYIHTVRKFHPTNGQSVEVRTQLTHRDYLNMLPQRDDAHFTIFKKRRCFIFNNQYYQLDIYRQPTHPRCRGLVLLETYSAAYDQDALLASLPKFLTIEKEVTGDPAYSMYNLSLKEDWKTSNKYYAGSDYNGQVKCLTNGHANRLNGHEADKINGHGGVKLNGHSCNKVNGHAGEKNQVYSRISGLHKMNGHEQTNDTDLNNLKNINGAKPRSPKIPKKDALKV; the protein is encoded by the exons ATGCGTCTGAATAAAATGGCGAATCAATCCCAGAAAATTGTGTTTAAGTTAGTGTTAACTGGAg GGCCTTGCGGCGGCAAAACAACTGGACAATCCCGACTTAGCACATTCTTCGAAAACTTGGGATGGaag GTGTTCCGGGTGCCGGAAACGGCTACCGTCCTCTTAAG TGGCGGTATAAAGTTTGCAGATCTCAGCCCAGATGAAG AAAATGTAATAAGTGTCCCTGATGAGGAATGTCGGGGTCGTTGCAAAAGGTGCACCGCCGCTGCTATAGCACGGGCGATACAAGGTGACTGTG caATGAAGTTCCAGGAGAATCTATTGAAGACCATGATTCAGATCGAGAACACGTTCTTCGAACTGGGACGAACATGTCAACGGAACTGCCTTATAATATGCGACCGAGGAGCCATGGACGCTAGTGCAT TTATATCAAAGGAAAAGTGGGAAGCGATGTTGAGCGCTAACAACTGGAACAGCGTTGAACTGCGGGATAACAGATACAATCACATCGTACACATGGTCTCTGCAGCTAACGGAGCTGAAGACTTCTATTCCACTGAG GATCATGCATGTCGCTCGGAGGGCGTGGAGCTTGCCAGGGAGTTGGATTACAACGCGGCAGCCGCTTGGATCGGACATCCGTATTTCGATGTCATCGACAACTCGACTGACTTCGACAAGAAGATGAACCGGCTGATCGCCTGCGTGTGCCAGCGGATCGGCATCGACACGGGCGATCGTCTCAACGTCAATTCCAAGAAACGCAAGTTCCTCGTCAAAAGTCCCCTCCGGCCAGACACCGAATTCCCGCCGTTCCAAGACTTCGACGTCGTACATAATTACTTGCAGAGTGATTTCCGCAAAGCCCAGGTCAGGCTTCGCAAGCGAGGCCAGAAGGGCCACTGGTCCTATATTCACACTGTGAGGAAATTCCACCCCACGAACGGGCAGTCCGTAGAAGTGCGTACGCAGTTGACGCATCGAGACTACTTGAACATGCTACCGCAGCGCGACGACGCACACTTCACGATATTCAAGAAACGCCGTTGCTTCATATTCAACAATCAATATTACCAGTTGGACATTTATAGACAACCAACGCATCCCAG GTGTCGTGGCTTGGTACTTCTCGAAACATACAGCGCGGCCTACGACCAGGATGCGCTGTTAGCTTCTCTGCCAAAGTTCCTAACAATCGAGAAAGAGGTGACTGGAGACCCCGCATATTCAATGTATAATTTGTCCCTAAAAGAAGATTGGAAAACATCGAACAAGTACTACGCCGGTTCAGATTATAATG GGCAAGTAAAATGTTTAACGAACGGTCATGCCAATAGACTAAATGGCCATGAAGCTGATAAAATTAATGGACACGGTGGAGTAAAATTGAACGGACACAGCTGCAACAAGGTCAATGGGCACGCCGGCGAGAAGAACCAAGTTTACAGCAGAATCAGTGGTCTCCATAAAATGAATGGTCACGAACAGACGAATGACAcagatttaaataacttaaaaaatataaacggtGCGAAGCCAAGATCACCAAAGATTCCAAAGAAAGATGCTCTTAAGGTgtaa
- the LOC124533473 gene encoding TRPL translocation defect protein 14 isoform X4, protein MRLNKMANQSQKIVFKLVLTGGPCGGKTTGQSRLSTFFENLGWKVFRVPETATVLLSGGIKFADLSPDEAENVISVPDEECRGRCKRCTAAAIARAIQGDCAMKFQENLLKTMIQIENTFFELGRTCQRNCLIICDRGAMDASAFISKEKWEAMLSANNWNSVELRDNRYNHIVHMVSAANGAEDFYSTEDHACRSEGVELARELDYNAAAAWIGHPYFDVIDNSTDFDKKMNRLIACVCQRIGIDTGDRLNVNSKKRKFLVKSPLRPDTEFPPFQDFDVVHNYLQSDFRKAQVRLRKRGQKGHWSYIHTVRKFHPTNGQSVEVRTQLTHRDYLNMLPQRDDAHFTIFKKRRCFIFNNQYYQLDIYRQPTHPRCRGLVLLETYSAAYDQDALLASLPKFLTIEKEVTGDPAYSMYNLSLKEDWKTSNKYYAGSDYNDTKAVILGHSYSDILTTDNSSSSN, encoded by the exons ATGCGTCTGAATAAAATGGCGAATCAATCCCAGAAAATTGTGTTTAAGTTAGTGTTAACTGGAg GGCCTTGCGGCGGCAAAACAACTGGACAATCCCGACTTAGCACATTCTTCGAAAACTTGGGATGGaag GTGTTCCGGGTGCCGGAAACGGCTACCGTCCTCTTAAG TGGCGGTATAAAGTTTGCAGATCTCAGCCCAGATGAAG CAGAAAATGTAATAAGTGTCCCTGATGAGGAATGTCGGGGTCGTTGCAAAAGGTGCACCGCCGCTGCTATAGCACGGGCGATACAAGGTGACTGTG caATGAAGTTCCAGGAGAATCTATTGAAGACCATGATTCAGATCGAGAACACGTTCTTCGAACTGGGACGAACATGTCAACGGAACTGCCTTATAATATGCGACCGAGGAGCCATGGACGCTAGTGCAT TTATATCAAAGGAAAAGTGGGAAGCGATGTTGAGCGCTAACAACTGGAACAGCGTTGAACTGCGGGATAACAGATACAATCACATCGTACACATGGTCTCTGCAGCTAACGGAGCTGAAGACTTCTATTCCACTGAG GATCATGCATGTCGCTCGGAGGGCGTGGAGCTTGCCAGGGAGTTGGATTACAACGCGGCAGCCGCTTGGATCGGACATCCGTATTTCGATGTCATCGACAACTCGACTGACTTCGACAAGAAGATGAACCGGCTGATCGCCTGCGTGTGCCAGCGGATCGGCATCGACACGGGCGATCGTCTCAACGTCAATTCCAAGAAACGCAAGTTCCTCGTCAAAAGTCCCCTCCGGCCAGACACCGAATTCCCGCCGTTCCAAGACTTCGACGTCGTACATAATTACTTGCAGAGTGATTTCCGCAAAGCCCAGGTCAGGCTTCGCAAGCGAGGCCAGAAGGGCCACTGGTCCTATATTCACACTGTGAGGAAATTCCACCCCACGAACGGGCAGTCCGTAGAAGTGCGTACGCAGTTGACGCATCGAGACTACTTGAACATGCTACCGCAGCGCGACGACGCACACTTCACGATATTCAAGAAACGCCGTTGCTTCATATTCAACAATCAATATTACCAGTTGGACATTTATAGACAACCAACGCATCCCAG GTGTCGTGGCTTGGTACTTCTCGAAACATACAGCGCGGCCTACGACCAGGATGCGCTGTTAGCTTCTCTGCCAAAGTTCCTAACAATCGAGAAAGAGGTGACTGGAGACCCCGCATATTCAATGTATAATTTGTCCCTAAAAGAAGATTGGAAAACATCGAACAAGTACTACGCCGGTTCAGATTATAATG ATACGAAAGCCGTCATTCTGGGACATTCGTACTCTGATATACTTACAACTGACAATTCCAGCAGTAGCAACTAA
- the LOC124533473 gene encoding TRPL translocation defect protein 14 isoform X5: MKFQENLLKTMIQIENTFFELGRTCQRNCLIICDRGAMDASAFISKEKWEAMLSANNWNSVELRDNRYNHIVHMVSAANGAEDFYSTEDHACRSEGVELARELDYNAAAAWIGHPYFDVIDNSTDFDKKMNRLIACVCQRIGIDTGDRLNVNSKKRKFLVKSPLRPDTEFPPFQDFDVVHNYLQSDFRKAQVRLRKRGQKGHWSYIHTVRKFHPTNGQSVEVRTQLTHRDYLNMLPQRDDAHFTIFKKRRCFIFNNQYYQLDIYRQPTHPRCRGLVLLETYSAAYDQDALLASLPKFLTIEKEVTGDPAYSMYNLSLKEDWKTSNKYYAGSDYNGQVKCLTNGHANRLNGHEADKINGHGGVKLNGHSCNKVNGHAGEKNQVYSRISGLHKMNGHEQTNDTDLNNLKNINGAKPRSPKIPKKDALKV, encoded by the exons ATGAAGTTCCAGGAGAATCTATTGAAGACCATGATTCAGATCGAGAACACGTTCTTCGAACTGGGACGAACATGTCAACGGAACTGCCTTATAATATGCGACCGAGGAGCCATGGACGCTAGTGCAT TTATATCAAAGGAAAAGTGGGAAGCGATGTTGAGCGCTAACAACTGGAACAGCGTTGAACTGCGGGATAACAGATACAATCACATCGTACACATGGTCTCTGCAGCTAACGGAGCTGAAGACTTCTATTCCACTGAG GATCATGCATGTCGCTCGGAGGGCGTGGAGCTTGCCAGGGAGTTGGATTACAACGCGGCAGCCGCTTGGATCGGACATCCGTATTTCGATGTCATCGACAACTCGACTGACTTCGACAAGAAGATGAACCGGCTGATCGCCTGCGTGTGCCAGCGGATCGGCATCGACACGGGCGATCGTCTCAACGTCAATTCCAAGAAACGCAAGTTCCTCGTCAAAAGTCCCCTCCGGCCAGACACCGAATTCCCGCCGTTCCAAGACTTCGACGTCGTACATAATTACTTGCAGAGTGATTTCCGCAAAGCCCAGGTCAGGCTTCGCAAGCGAGGCCAGAAGGGCCACTGGTCCTATATTCACACTGTGAGGAAATTCCACCCCACGAACGGGCAGTCCGTAGAAGTGCGTACGCAGTTGACGCATCGAGACTACTTGAACATGCTACCGCAGCGCGACGACGCACACTTCACGATATTCAAGAAACGCCGTTGCTTCATATTCAACAATCAATATTACCAGTTGGACATTTATAGACAACCAACGCATCCCAG GTGTCGTGGCTTGGTACTTCTCGAAACATACAGCGCGGCCTACGACCAGGATGCGCTGTTAGCTTCTCTGCCAAAGTTCCTAACAATCGAGAAAGAGGTGACTGGAGACCCCGCATATTCAATGTATAATTTGTCCCTAAAAGAAGATTGGAAAACATCGAACAAGTACTACGCCGGTTCAGATTATAATG GGCAAGTAAAATGTTTAACGAACGGTCATGCCAATAGACTAAATGGCCATGAAGCTGATAAAATTAATGGACACGGTGGAGTAAAATTGAACGGACACAGCTGCAACAAGGTCAATGGGCACGCCGGCGAGAAGAACCAAGTTTACAGCAGAATCAGTGGTCTCCATAAAATGAATGGTCACGAACAGACGAATGACAcagatttaaataacttaaaaaatataaacggtGCGAAGCCAAGATCACCAAAGATTCCAAAGAAAGATGCTCTTAAGGTgtaa
- the LOC124533554 gene encoding uncharacterized protein LOC124533554, which translates to MNALLDYGSSSSSTEEEDTSDEEKTRVEDRKDDEKPKLPKPTLGENTLHTSVFSNPFVAEELAKAAILEKHVKMVSGKDNTQMINGKKICWNYRKGRCRFGHNCKYAHDSDIQKSNEELEAEKQKLKTVVCEGAGTMTSAPPPQVELEASSATDDDVWETKASKKKKRPGLSQGIVPGQKVIKMYKEQKIKDSNNKY; encoded by the exons ATGAATGCTTTGCTAGATTACGGTTCGTCTTCAAGCAGCACAGAAGAAGAAGACACCAGCGATGaagaaaa AACAAGAGTAGAAGACCGGAAAGATGATGAAAAGCCAAAGTTACCGAAACCAACTCTCGGGGAAAATACTCTTCACACATCGGTTTTTTCAAATCCTTTTGTTGCGGAAGAATTAGCGAAAGCTGCCATACTGGAGAAACATGTTAAAATG GTTTCAGGTAAAGACAATACTCAAATGATCAACGGCAAGAAAATATGCTGGAACTATAGAAAAGGCCGCTGTCGGTTCGGACATAATTGTAAATATGCACACGACTCCGATATACAGAAGTCTAATGAAGAATTAGAAGCTGAAAAACAG aaattaaaaacagtAGTGTGTGAAGGAGCAGGCACAATGACATCAGCTCCTCCACCTCAAGTTGAACTTGAAGCCTCTTCAGCAACGGACGATGATGTTTGGGAAACTAAAGctagtaaaaagaaaaaaagaccCGGCCTGTCACAAGGAATTGTGCCTGGCCAgaaagttattaaaatgtacaaggagcagaaaattaaagatagtaacaataaatattaa